The endosymbiont of Bathymodiolus septemdierum str. Myojin knoll sequence GTTTTTGTTTTCACGGTTCCAACCGGTGCGTATTTTCAAAGTCACGGGTACATCAACGCTACTGACAACTGAATTAAGGATGTTTTCGACTAGGGCTTCATCTTGCATAAGTGCCGAACCTGCGGCTTTGTTACATACTTTCTTGGCGGGGCAGCCCATATTAATATCGATAATATCAGCACCAAATTCAACGGCTTTTTGTGCGGACAAGGCTAATTCTTTGGCTTCAGATCCTGCAATCTGAATGCTAATCGGGGCAGATTCCCCTAAAAAATCCAAGCGCTGTTTGGTTTTATTAGTATTGAGTAAATGTTGTTGGATTACCACCATTTCGGAAGTCGTTAGTGCCGCACCTTGCGCTCGACATAGCATTCTAAATGGTTTGTCACTGGTGCCTGCCATCGGTGCCAATAACACCTGAGAGTTGAGTTGGTAGGGGCCGATTTGAATCACTTGGATTTTCTAAACTTTTCTTTGAGTCTTTGTTGTTTAAGTTTAGAAAGATAATCAACGAATAAAATACCTTTCAAGTGGTCAAGTTCATGCTGAATGCAAACGGCCAATAAATTGCGCGCCTCTAAGGTGAAGGACTCGCCATTTTCATTAAGGGCCTCAACCACAACATGGTTAAATCGTTCAACATCTGCGTAATAACTGGGTATCGATAGACAGCCTTCTGAATGTGTTTCTTTACCCCCTTTCTCGATAATTTTTGGGTTGATAAAACACAATGGATGTTTTGCTTCAAGTGGTTTTTTTGTTTTACTTTCACGCTTTTTTAACAACAGTTGGTAGTCTTCCCCTGAATCCGGTACATCCATCACTACAATTTGCATATGACGGTCAACTTGCGTGGCAGCTAAGCCAATACCATCTTCGGCGTACATGGTTTCAAACATATCGGCAACTAAGGCTTTGATGCTGGCATTCACCGTTTCAACTTTGATGGCTTTGGTGCGTAAGCGCTTGTCTGGGAATTTTAAAATAGGCAATATCATAGTTTTATAGTAGTATTTTTAATAATATCGGATGTATTTGGGTAATCTATATTGTAATGTAAACCACGACTTTCTGTTCTTGAAATTGCAGATTTAACAATAATTTGTGCTGTAGTAATGAGGTTTCTGAGTTCAATTAAGTCACTTGAAATCAGGTATGAGCGGTAATATTCATCCACTTCATTTTGGATTTGTGTCAGACGCATTTGTGCGGTGTGTAGGCGTTTGTTGCTGCGAACAATGCCGACAAAATTCCACATAATACGCCTGATGTCATCCCATAAATGCGATACCATTACTTTTTCTTTAGACAGGCTTACCTTTGATGCATCCCAATTGTCAAAGTCTGGGTAAGGTTGTTTAAAGGGTTGTTGATTAATGTGCTGAGCACAAGTTTTAGCAAATACAATACATTCCGACAAGGAGTTGCTTGCCATGCGGTTAGCCCCATGAACGCCAGTATGAGCGACTTCGCCAACGGCATATAAGTTGTTTAAATTACTTCGTGCATTAAGGTCAGTTTGAATACCACCACAGGTGTAATGGGCAGCAGGGACGACGGGAATAGGTTGCTGAGAAATATCAATACCAAATGAAGCGCATTTGTCATCAATGGTTGGAAAATGTGCTTGTATCCATGCTCTTTCTTTGAAGGAGATATCCAAATAAACACAATCAAATCCATTTTCTTTCATTTCTGAATCGATTGCTCTGGCGACGATATCGCGAGGTGCGAGTTCGAGGCGGTCGTCATATTTATGCATAAATGCATCGCCGTTCGGTAGGGTAAGTTTGGCGCCTTCACCGCGCAGGGCCTCTGAAATTAAAAACGATTTTGCATGCGGGTGATATAGGCAAGTTGGGTGGAATTGTGTGAATTCCATATTGACAATGTTGCATTGCGCACGGTATGCCATGGCGATACCATCGCCTGTTGAGGTATCTGGATTGGAAGTATAAAGATAGGATTTAGAGGCGCCACCTGTGGCAATAACAGTTTGGTGAGCGATGAAATTTTCAACTTTATGGCTGGACTTGTTGAGCACATAGGCGCCATGGCACTGATTATTTTTTGTCAATAAATCAACGGCAATAAAGTTTTCAAAAAGGTGGATATTGTCTTTTTTTCTAACACTTTTTAATAAGTTCATCTGAATAGATTGCCCAGTTTTATCTGCGACATGGGCAACACGCCTGTTGCTATGCCCACCCTCAGTGGTTAGATGGTAGCGGTCTTTTTCTTGCGTAAAAATAACACCAGCTTGTTCTAAAGATTGAATCGCATCTGGCGCGTGTTCTACCATAAAACGAATAACTTTTTCATCACCCAAATGACAACCTGTTGATAGCGTATCGCTAATATGGGATTGGAAATTATCAGCAATGTCTAATACTGCCGAAACCCCCCCTTGTGCGTAATAAGAGCTACCCTCTAACAATTTATCTTTGGCAATTAAGGCGACGGACAAGTCGTTAGAGAGTTGTAAGGCACTCATTAGCCCTGCACTGCCCGTGCCAATAATTAGAACATCAAAGTGTTGTTGTGCAGACATTAGTTTGATGGCTCGTTCGCTTAGATTTTTGGCTTAACCATTAAAATTAATTTTGGTAACAAAGTTAAGTTGGCAAGTAGTGCACTAATCATTGCAATCGCCGTGAACACGCCAAAATAAATACTAGGGATAAAGTTTGAAAGTGCCAAAATTAAAAAGCCCAAAGTGACAGTGATAGAGGTATAGAACATAGCCAAACCGATAGAATTATGCGAGCGATACATGGTGGCAAGGTAGTCCTTGTCTTTTTGAAATTCCTCTTGAAAACGATGAATGTAATGAATAGCATTGTCAACACCAATACCAATAGCAATTGCTGAAATAGTAATGGTCATCAAATCCAGTGGAATATTCATCAGACCCATAATGCCTAAAATAAAGAGTGATGGCAACATATTTGGAATGATTGCTAACAGCGAAAGCGTAAAAGATTTAAAGATAAATAAAAACATAATAAAAATCATTGCAAACACCACAGCAATGGTTTTTATCTGTGAATCAAATAAACTTTGTAGCATATTGTTATACAGCACCAGCATACCTGTGGTGTGGAAAGTATCCTTTTTAAAGCCAATATCTTTGCTGATAAAATGTTCAATTTTCTCAATTAATGCTGCGCGTTTAAGTTCTGTATTGGTCTCACGAATGCGAATAACCATGCGTAATTGACCGCTGTCTTCGGAGAGGTATGGGTCGATTATCTGCGTTCTAGCAGCGCCTGAAATCTGATTCTTAATAATATTTAAGAAGAAGCCATTGGGCAGGGTATTATCATTTGCTTGTGCCAATATTTGCATCAGTGTGTCAATGGAAAGCACCTTGCCAGTCTCATTAAGTGAGTCTAAATATTGATGAATTTTATGAATATCAACCCGTAAATCTTCGTCATACCAATAGTCTTCTGCTAAATCATCAAAGACGATTTCTAGTGGAATGGTGCCACCGAGTTTTTTATCAATCAAGGTTAAACCTTGATTGATTTCAGTACTTTCTTTGAAGTAATCAATAAAACGATTTTCAACACTTAATTTGCTAATGCCTACCGCTGAGATGCCAATAAATAAAACTAAAACGATTAATAAGTGGTTGCCAAATTTCTCAGTAAAGCTTGCTAAACTATTAGTGATGCCTAATTCAGTATTAAAGGTTTGAATTTTTGCCTTAGGTAAAAAACTCATTATTATCGGGAAGATAATAAATGACAAAACCAAAGCAATGGTAACACCAATTGACATCATCCAGCCGAAATCAATGACTGGTCTGATGCCACTAATTAGTAGGGAGCCAAAGGCGGCAATTGTTGTTAGTGTCGTGAATAAACACGGCTTGAGCATTTGTTCCAAAGTGGTTTTAATCAGTGTTATATAATCTAAATCAGGGTCATTCTGTGCCAATTCTCGATAACGCACCACCAAGTGAATGGTCACTGAGAGTGTCATTACCAGTAGTAATGAGAAGAAATTACTGGAAATAACTGTGACTTTCCAACCTAAAAACGCCAGTACGCCTGTCATCGTTAATGCGCCAGTAATACTGATACCAATCGGTATCAATACCCAGCGAATACCTTTAAAAATGAAAGCCAAGATAAGTGTCATTAAGCCAATAACGGCAATACTGAAGACCACTAAATCACTGCTAATATAACTAATGATATCGGTGGTAATCATTGGTAAGCCACCTAAGAATAACCCTGCTTTATCACGATATTTACCGATGGTAGTGCGAATTTCTGCAATCGTTTTTGCCTGTAAATCACTTTGGGTTGTTGCATCTTGCAATACTTGTTTTTCAAGGCTGATTAACTGTGTTAATTCTTCTGTGGAGAGTTCGTTATTTGCTCTTTGAATGCGCATCGTATTGCGTTTTTGACGTCGTTGTGCAAAAACTTCATTACCCTTAAGGGTGATTAAAATCGCACTGGTTTTACCGTCTTTACTGACTAAATTATCTGCATACAATGGCGATGTTTTAAATTCCTCGAGGGCAAGTACAAGATTGGCATTACCGTTATCAATAGAGATATTTTTAGAGGCTAACTCTGTTAGTGACAAGGGTGGAGATTGAAATAAAGGTACATCTAAAATAGTGGTCACTGCTTTAACTTGATCAACGGTTTTCAGGTCTTTTCTGAAACGCGCTAAATGCTCAAGTTGTTCAGGAGCAAGAAGATTGTCTTTAACTTGGTAACTGATGATTAAATAATCATCAGAGCCATAATTCTTTTTGATGTTTTCATAATAACGAAGATTGTTATCTCCTTCTAAAACTAAAGAGTCTGAGGAGGCATCCAATTGAAAATTGGGAATTTGCAATATAAAAAACCCAAGCACAAATAATAACAATACAATGCTATAGCCTGATTTTTTTAACACAAAGTTATAAAAATATTTCATTTCAAGTTTTTTTTAAAATTCAAATTTTTCTATAGATTCTAAGCCTCGCATCGTATCTAAGTGTGTTTCAAATAGAGATTTGGTGACCCATTCGTGCTCACTGATACGCGTAATTAATTTTGCTTGCATTGCATTGCCCACACCTTCAATGACAAAAATGCGACCACCAACATTCAACAAATGGAAATAACGACCTGTGATTTTTGGTACCGAACTGCCAACGATAACCACATCAAAAAAGTCATTGGACTGCCAACCTTCAGATGCATCACCCACTTCAAGCGATACATTATTAATACCTAATTCTTTAATTTTTGCCCCTGCACTTTGGCTAAGTTCTTCATCGATCTCAACGCTAGCAACAGATTTACATAGCTTTGAAATCACTGCAGTCAGATAGCCACTGCCTGTGCCAATTTCTAGAACTGTCTCGTTTTTCTGGATATTAAGCGCATCCAGTAAGCGACCCTCAATTTTAGGGCTGAACATTTTTGCTTTATTCGTTAAAGGAATTTCAATATCTGCAAAAGCTAAATTCTGATACGCCGTAGGTACAAAAACCTCTCTTGGTGTGCCCATCAACGCATTATTGGCAATGTAATTCAATCCACCCCAAGGGCGAATTTGCGAATCAATAGCATTTTGTCTTGCTTGTTGTATATTATCCATATCAATCTTTTTGTTAAAAACAATGCTTGTAATTTTAATATATTTATTAAGGTCTAACGCGTAAAAACACAGGATATTTAAATTTTCCTTTTTTCGTTAAGTCATAATATTTAAAAGTAACGCTAGTACCAATAGTAGGTGGGTTTTCACGCTGAACATCTGTAAATCCTGACCCAATTTTAACCATTGTACCATCTTTGGTTTTACATAATGGTGAACCCATCTTGTCCGTGTATTTTCCTTTGCCAGGCAAAATTTCTGTTACCACACACTCCGTATCGAAATATTGTTTCACTTTAAGTGCCGAGCTCAATCTACCTGTTTGATAAGCAGTATTTGGGTTTCTCACCACTACGCCTTCACCACCTTTATGTACAATATCACGCAAAAATTTCTTAACTTGATTTTGATGGGTAATCGGATATTGTTTAATAATTTTAATCGGCGTATTCGCTTGATTTTTTAAATAATTGCGTAAAACCTTCAATCTATTCAACAATCCACCATCTTGATTTGGCACTTCAAAAATTTGATGACTAATTTTATGCCAGCGTTCATCAGGATTTTTGCGTCTAACAATACTACTAATTTCTTCAAAATTCCCACGCTTCGTCCATAATTCACCGTCAATCGAAAATGGCGGATAATTCTCAACAAACCAATCAGGTGCCATAATTTGTTGACCACCACGCGTTAATAATTGTTCCCCATTCCAAAAACCTCTTATCCCGTCAAGCTTTTCACTCTTCACCCAACCCACAACAGACTTTTTATCATCATAAGTTTTGAGT is a genomic window containing:
- the nadB gene encoding L-aspartate oxidase; translation: MSAQQHFDVLIIGTGSAGLMSALQLSNDLSVALIAKDKLLEGSSYYAQGGVSAVLDIADNFQSHISDTLSTGCHLGDEKVIRFMVEHAPDAIQSLEQAGVIFTQEKDRYHLTTEGGHSNRRVAHVADKTGQSIQMNLLKSVRKKDNIHLFENFIAVDLLTKNNQCHGAYVLNKSSHKVENFIAHQTVIATGGASKSYLYTSNPDTSTGDGIAMAYRAQCNIVNMEFTQFHPTCLYHPHAKSFLISEALRGEGAKLTLPNGDAFMHKYDDRLELAPRDIVARAIDSEMKENGFDCVYLDISFKERAWIQAHFPTIDDKCASFGIDISQQPIPVVPAAHYTCGGIQTDLNARSNLNNLYAVGEVAHTGVHGANRMASNSLSECIVFAKTCAQHINQQPFKQPYPDFDNWDASKVSLSKEKVMVSHLWDDIRRIMWNFVGIVRSNKRLHTAQMRLTQIQNEVDEYYRSYLISSDLIELRNLITTAQIIVKSAISRTESRGLHYNIDYPNTSDIIKNTTIKL
- the def gene encoding peptide deformylase translates to MILPILKFPDKRLRTKAIKVETVNASIKALVADMFETMYAEDGIGLAATQVDRHMQIVVMDVPDSGEDYQLLLKKRESKTKKPLEAKHPLCFINPKIIEKGGKETHSEGCLSIPSYYADVERFNHVVVEALNENGESFTLEARNLLAVCIQHELDHLKGILFVDYLSKLKQQRLKEKFRKSK
- a CDS encoding DNA ligase; amino-acid sequence: MKTIIKILCLLCLPSLLLAVNKPDLFLLKTYDDKKSVVGWVKSEKLDGIRGFWNGEQLLTRGGQQIMAPDWFVENYPPFSIDGELWTKRGNFEEISSIVRRKNPDERWHKISHQIFEVPNQDGGLLNRLKVLRNYLKNQANTPIKIIKQYPITHQNQVKKFLRDIVHKGGEGVVVRNPNTAYQTGRLSSALKVKQYFDTECVVTEILPGKGKYTDKMGSPLCKTKDGTMVKIGSGFTDVQRENPPTIGTSVTFKYYDLTKKGKFKYPVFLRVRP
- a CDS encoding protein-L-isoaspartate O-methyltransferase family protein, whose protein sequence is MDNIQQARQNAIDSQIRPWGGLNYIANNALMGTPREVFVPTAYQNLAFADIEIPLTNKAKMFSPKIEGRLLDALNIQKNETVLEIGTGSGYLTAVISKLCKSVASVEIDEELSQSAGAKIKELGINNVSLEVGDASEGWQSNDFFDVVIVGSSVPKITGRYFHLLNVGGRIFVIEGVGNAMQAKLITRISEHEWVTKSLFETHLDTMRGLESIEKFEF
- a CDS encoding efflux RND transporter permease subunit, yielding MKYFYNFVLKKSGYSIVLLLFVLGFFILQIPNFQLDASSDSLVLEGDNNLRYYENIKKNYGSDDYLIISYQVKDNLLAPEQLEHLARFRKDLKTVDQVKAVTTILDVPLFQSPPLSLTELASKNISIDNGNANLVLALEEFKTSPLYADNLVSKDGKTSAILITLKGNEVFAQRRQKRNTMRIQRANNELSTEELTQLISLEKQVLQDATTQSDLQAKTIAEIRTTIGKYRDKAGLFLGGLPMITTDIISYISSDLVVFSIAVIGLMTLILAFIFKGIRWVLIPIGISITGALTMTGVLAFLGWKVTVISSNFFSLLLVMTLSVTIHLVVRYRELAQNDPDLDYITLIKTTLEQMLKPCLFTTLTTIAAFGSLLISGIRPVIDFGWMMSIGVTIALVLSFIIFPIIMSFLPKAKIQTFNTELGITNSLASFTEKFGNHLLIVLVLFIGISAVGISKLSVENRFIDYFKESTEINQGLTLIDKKLGGTIPLEIVFDDLAEDYWYDEDLRVDIHKIHQYLDSLNETGKVLSIDTLMQILAQANDNTLPNGFFLNIIKNQISGAARTQIIDPYLSEDSGQLRMVIRIRETNTELKRAALIEKIEHFISKDIGFKKDTFHTTGMLVLYNNMLQSLFDSQIKTIAVVFAMIFIMFLFIFKSFTLSLLAIIPNMLPSLFILGIMGLMNIPLDLMTITISAIAIGIGVDNAIHYIHRFQEEFQKDKDYLATMYRSHNSIGLAMFYTSITVTLGFLILALSNFIPSIYFGVFTAIAMISALLANLTLLPKLILMVKPKI